Proteins encoded by one window of Salvia splendens isolate huo1 chromosome 5, SspV2, whole genome shotgun sequence:
- the LOC121805330 gene encoding two-component response regulator ARR17-like: protein MVSERGEEEKHPFHVLAVDDSNIDRMLLERLLTFSSYQVTCVESGDKALEYLGLVDIHQQNECERSSPLSSPSSTQLSCESLSSKSEVSKVNLIMTDYSMPGISGYDLLKRIKDSSWKDVPVVVMSSENVPSRINMCLEGGAEEFLLKPVKLSDVEKIHSNLISSTNYSPCEENAIAEIEKSNNAKREGSEIDKNCSNGNKRKATVGTSLDLSDRRPRVQELPVS from the exons ATGGTTTCTGAAAGAGGTGAAGAAGAGAAACACCCCTTCCATGTATTGGCTGTGGATGATAGTAATATCGATAGAATGCTCTTGGAGAGGCTCCTCACTTTCTCTTCATACCAAG TTACTTGCGTGGAATCGGGGGATAAGGCACTCGAATATTTGGGATTGGTGGATATTCATCAACAAAATGAATGTGAAAGATCATCGCCATTATCTTCTCCATCTTCCACACAACTTTCTTGTGAATCTTTATCGTCAAAATCAGAG GTATCAAAAGTTAACCTGATCATGACAGATTACAGCATGCCTGGAATCAGTGGCTATGATTTACTAAAAAGAATTAAG gATTCTTCTTGGAAAGATGTTCCAGTTGTGGTTATGTCATCTGAGAATGTACCTTCAAGAATCAATAT GTGTTTGGAAGGAGGAGCAGAAGAGTTCTTATTGAAACCTGTGAAATTATCAGATGTGGAAAAAATCCATTCTAATCTTATTAGTTCAACTAATTATAGTCCCTGCGAAGAAAACGCTATTGCCGAAATTGAAAAATCTAACAACGCTAAGAGAGAAGGCAGTGAAATTGATAAGAACTGCAGCAATGGTAACAAGAGAAAAGCAACCGTGGGGACATCACTGGATCTCTCCGACAGAAGGCCACGTGTCCAAGAACTGCCGGTTTCGTAG